One Micromonospora craniellae genomic region harbors:
- a CDS encoding SanA/YdcF family protein, whose translation MPIRTAVSAGLRRVRENGRGRWLRRAVLAGTAGVVLVTTGAWASTGWIRSGADGHTYTAEAVPEAPVALVLGTRVQPDGTPSPFLSARLEIARELYATGKVRAILVSGDNMHHEYNEPQAMQRWLVDRGVPADKVVLDHAGFDTYDSCARAKRVFGVERATVVTQSFHLDRAVTVCRHLGVDANGVGDVTMRELNSRTWRISSTREYGAGLKAAVDVLSGRDPVHLGERETALDDALRAG comes from the coding sequence ATGCCGATCCGTACCGCCGTGTCAGCCGGACTACGCCGGGTCAGGGAGAACGGCCGGGGCCGCTGGCTGCGCCGTGCGGTGCTCGCCGGCACGGCCGGCGTGGTGCTGGTCACGACCGGAGCCTGGGCCAGCACCGGTTGGATCCGTTCCGGCGCCGACGGGCACACGTACACCGCCGAGGCGGTGCCCGAGGCCCCCGTCGCCCTGGTGCTGGGCACCCGGGTCCAGCCGGACGGCACCCCGTCGCCGTTCCTCAGCGCCCGGCTGGAGATCGCCCGCGAGCTGTACGCCACCGGCAAGGTGCGGGCGATCCTCGTCTCCGGCGACAACATGCACCACGAGTACAACGAGCCGCAGGCGATGCAACGCTGGCTCGTCGACCGGGGCGTACCCGCCGACAAGGTGGTGCTCGACCACGCCGGATTCGACACGTACGACTCCTGCGCCCGCGCCAAGCGGGTCTTCGGCGTGGAGCGCGCGACCGTGGTCACCCAGTCGTTCCACCTGGACCGGGCCGTCACGGTCTGCCGTCATCTCGGCGTCGACGCCAACGGTGTGGGCGACGTGACGATGCGGGAGCTGAACAGCCGGACCTGGCGGATCAGCTCGACCCGCGAGTACGGCGCGGGCCTGAAGGCGGCGGTGGACGTCCTCTCCGGCCGCGACCCGGTGCACCTGGGCGAGCGCGAGACCGCCCTCGACGACGCGCTGCGCGCCGGCTGA
- a CDS encoding class I SAM-dependent DNA methyltransferase produces MSVFDDPGHFGRFWADTYDLPGGLPDPMPAVAFLADLTGDGRALELAIGTGRVALPLAAHGCAVEGVEGSPEMVAKLRDKPGGTDIPVSIGDMADVPGVTGPYRLVFLVFNTLFNLTREERQADCFRNVARVLEPGGAFVIETYVPDQADIDRDEQVRPWEVTENSAAIRLHRYDREAQTFLRQTVTFDGTGVHLHPFAMRYMWPEQIDEMAAQAGFHLAERYAGWDRSAFGAESTSHVSVYRLG; encoded by the coding sequence ATGTCGGTCTTCGACGACCCGGGGCACTTCGGTCGGTTCTGGGCCGACACCTACGACCTGCCCGGCGGGCTGCCCGACCCGATGCCGGCTGTGGCGTTCCTCGCCGACCTGACCGGTGACGGCCGGGCGTTGGAACTCGCCATCGGCACCGGCCGGGTGGCCCTTCCGCTCGCCGCGCACGGCTGCGCCGTCGAGGGGGTGGAGGGGTCACCCGAGATGGTCGCGAAACTGCGCGACAAGCCGGGCGGCACGGACATCCCCGTGTCCATCGGCGACATGGCAGACGTACCCGGGGTCACCGGGCCGTACCGGCTGGTGTTCCTGGTCTTCAACACGCTGTTCAACCTGACCCGCGAGGAACGGCAGGCGGACTGCTTCCGCAACGTCGCGCGGGTGCTGGAACCGGGCGGGGCGTTCGTCATCGAGACGTACGTGCCCGACCAGGCGGACATCGACCGGGACGAGCAGGTACGGCCCTGGGAGGTGACCGAGAACTCGGCCGCCATCCGGTTGCACCGGTACGACCGCGAGGCGCAGACGTTCCTCCGGCAGACCGTCACCTTCGACGGCACCGGGGTACACCTGCACCCGTTCGCCATGCGGTACATGTGGCCAGAGCAGATCGACGAGATGGCGGCCCAGGCCGGCTTCCACCTCGCCGAACGGTACGCCGGCTGGGATCGCTCGGCGTTCGGGGCGGAGAGCACCTCGCACGTCTCCGTCTATCGGCTCGGCTGA
- a CDS encoding nucleotide-binding protein: MTVPKDALVFDTGPLRHFAAQGWLGVIRFLSGERPVYIPDSVERELNESTQHLSAVRSVLDADWIHVHRSTSTDLIEAFARYENLLVDGRKNVGECGVLAMGQVYKCEVVIDDAVPRRIATEYGIQVTATVPLLCDAIRRKKLTVTMVEELADNLLEGKYYLPFGPGGFRQHVMEHGLLDYDDLNPTR; this comes from the coding sequence GTGACCGTACCCAAGGACGCCTTGGTATTCGACACTGGCCCATTACGACACTTCGCGGCGCAAGGTTGGCTGGGAGTCATTCGTTTCCTCTCCGGCGAGCGCCCGGTCTATATTCCAGATAGCGTCGAACGCGAACTGAACGAATCCACCCAGCACCTCTCAGCCGTGCGCTCCGTACTCGATGCCGATTGGATCCACGTCCACCGATCGACCAGCACCGATTTAATCGAAGCGTTCGCCCGTTACGAGAACCTGCTGGTCGATGGCAGAAAGAACGTCGGCGAATGCGGCGTTCTCGCCATGGGTCAGGTATACAAATGCGAAGTGGTGATTGACGACGCCGTTCCGCGCAGGATCGCGACAGAATACGGCATCCAGGTCACAGCGACCGTTCCGTTGCTCTGTGACGCGATTCGTAGAAAGAAACTGACGGTGACGATGGTCGAAGAGCTGGCCGACAACCTGCTGGAAGGTAAGTACTACTTACCCTTCGGTCCCGGCGGGTTCCGTCAGCATGTGATGGAGCACGGCCTCTTGGACTACGACGACCTGAACCCAACAAGGTGA
- a CDS encoding helix-turn-helix domain-containing protein, which yields MADIDARLLGGRIRDARKRAGLSQDDLGREVGLERTVMNKIESGVRKVTALELADVAAAIGVRMSTFFEESVPALVAHRSSQGLDTADSQIDTLLARFANEVQFVASLGVDELKLDAADKVAEADIARPATAPEAEVLAAKARDLLGIPADEPIRQLSACVAEVGLLAFSRDIGHDTADAGTILLPRGGVSLVNSHMKVGRRRLALAHEFGHYLIADPYTVDWRVANHPDIPMESRLDRFARALLLPREVVSQQWSEKFKRSGERTAAILLASAFRVDMATLATRLKELGLASSETVAAVRGYRTTQTDILDLNLNIPLEEMTGTTVPRPFARAVLRLVRDERISRERALDLLQGTFDETDLPAVRERRADEIWDFVS from the coding sequence GTGGCTGACATCGACGCACGGCTGCTGGGCGGGCGTATCCGAGATGCCCGCAAGCGTGCAGGGCTGAGCCAGGATGACCTCGGACGGGAAGTTGGTCTGGAACGCACCGTCATGAACAAGATCGAGAGCGGTGTTCGCAAGGTCACCGCCCTCGAACTAGCGGATGTCGCCGCTGCGATCGGTGTCCGCATGTCGACGTTCTTCGAGGAGTCTGTCCCAGCGCTCGTCGCGCATCGGTCCAGCCAGGGGCTGGACACCGCAGACTCGCAGATCGACACGTTGCTCGCGAGGTTCGCCAACGAGGTCCAGTTCGTGGCCTCCTTGGGGGTCGACGAGTTGAAGCTGGATGCCGCCGACAAGGTCGCTGAGGCCGACATAGCACGGCCCGCAACCGCCCCCGAGGCCGAGGTGCTCGCTGCAAAGGCACGCGATCTGCTGGGAATTCCGGCAGACGAGCCAATCCGGCAGCTATCCGCCTGTGTTGCCGAGGTCGGGCTCCTGGCGTTCTCACGCGACATTGGGCACGACACCGCTGACGCCGGGACAATCTTGTTGCCCCGCGGAGGTGTGAGTCTCGTCAACAGTCACATGAAGGTTGGCCGCAGAAGGCTCGCATTGGCACACGAGTTCGGCCATTACCTGATCGCAGATCCGTACACCGTTGACTGGCGAGTGGCGAACCATCCCGACATCCCAATGGAGTCACGCCTCGATCGCTTCGCTCGGGCATTGTTGCTGCCTCGCGAAGTAGTCAGTCAGCAGTGGAGTGAAAAGTTCAAACGATCCGGGGAGCGCACTGCGGCAATTCTTCTTGCAAGTGCGTTCCGGGTCGATATGGCCACCCTTGCTACGCGTTTAAAGGAACTAGGACTAGCCAGCAGCGAGACAGTCGCCGCCGTGCGCGGATACCGCACTACACAGACCGACATTCTTGACCTGAACCTGAACATACCCCTTGAAGAAATGACCGGGACAACGGTTCCCCGGCCTTTCGCCCGTGCGGTACTGCGGCTGGTGCGCGATGAGCGGATCAGCCGCGAGCGGGCACTCGACCTCCTTCAAGGCACTTTTGACGAGACGGATCTCCCGGCTGTTCGCGAGCGGCGTGCCGATGAGATCTGGGACTTCGTCTCGTGA
- a CDS encoding DEAD/DEAH box helicase translates to MTTTTVHDVIRAIRDSSPSNRDRGTRFEELMLRYLSTDPQWTEQFSRVWMWADWPGAEADKRDTGIDLVAQDRETGGFCAVQCKFYEPQHTVEKGDIDSFFTASGKGGFTRRLIISTTDRWNVHAEAALADQQVPVTRLGLVEISQSPVEWHMPSLDHRIEMTLRKPHDLRKHQREAIDDVFAGFATHDRGKLIMACGTGKTFTSLKLAERLHRERTGSGEVENTRVLFLVPSIALLSQSLREWSHESVVPLRAFAVCSDTKVGKQRAELGDDNDMATYDLALPATTDPDRLIAQVSRVAAEPGMTVVFSTYQSIATVAAAQRKGLARFDLVLCDEAHRTTGVTLAGHDESSFVRVHDDAYLGADRRLYMTATPRIYNEETKAEARNADAVLASMDDESTFGPEFHRLGFGKAVEQGLLTDYKVLILTVDEGRVARTLQQGLAGGEGELRLDDAAKIIGCWNAMAKRTGTFADGSGFAAGEAPMKRAVAFARSIADSTAIAKRFTDVVDAYDDADDEVLRCEVEHVDGTFNMLRRNRLLDWLKQDPGPANARILSNARCLSEGVDVPSLDAVLFLHPRNSVVDVVQSVGRVMRLAPGKNYGYIILPVAIPAGMAPEKALADNRRFKTVWQVLQALRAHDDRFNATVNQIELNKNRPDNKIGIGSIGPGDEAVGDRDGSSTPQSADAAKAKEAENAKHVQEALFSVTDWREAIYARIVDKVGQRQYWEDWARDIAQIAERHVTRITAALTLPDKRSAFEEFIGELRANINPGVTETDAVDMLAQHIVTKPVFDALFKDYGFAEHNPVSKAMQRMLDILDDQGLDAESKKLDDFYQSVRVRAEGIDNHEGRQRVIVELYDKFFKTALPKTADALGIVYTPVEVVDFIIRSTEQALNKHFGRSLSDEGVQIIDPFVGTGTFPVRLLQSGFIKPEDLFRKYTSELHANEIVLLAYYIAAVNIEAAYHDLAGGDYRPFEGIVLTDTFQLAEGTATLDGLDVLEGNSERAKRQQKQKLTVIIGNPPYSKGQESQNDNNQNLKYEELDNRIKQTYAALSTATNKNSLYDSYIRAIRWASDRIDDEGVIAFVSNGGYIDGNTADGLRKCLVGEFDAIYCYNLRGNQRTAGELSRREGGKIFDSGSRNTVAVLMLVKGGPAAVSVEQCALYYRDIGDYLSREKKLEIVGSQSLEAVAWQRLSPSVDGDWINQRDELFARFLPLGEKDRAVRSKALFEVYSGGLKTGRDPWAYGFSDQAVRRKIAAMVEFYNQQVEGFTAYCEERGILSPKAADVEKFIDLDSARISWNRIDKVNVARGVRYAFDDRRLFVSMYRPFVKQHVLFDARLNDMVYQLGRLFPTSKESNLGFYNVGYGSSVPFSVVMLDCVPDLHVTGAGSGGAFFPRYSYRKLSGGDDLFAAATSVVDYERVDNISDVALKDYRESYGDETITKDDIFYYAYGLLHSPEYRDRFASDLKRSLPRIPKVVEFRGFAEAGGKLAELHIGYEQVEPFRGIVETVAEDASSTPLEELYRVGKMKFPRSKGVVDRSTILYNHRVSLTNIPEQAYRYQLGARSAIEWIVDRYQVKVDRDSGIVNDPNDWSDDPRYIVELLKRIVTVSLDTMKIVDALPPMEILN, encoded by the coding sequence GTGACGACCACGACCGTGCACGACGTCATCAGGGCGATCCGCGACAGTTCACCGAGCAACCGCGATCGTGGGACGCGTTTCGAGGAGCTGATGCTCCGGTACCTGAGCACCGACCCGCAGTGGACCGAGCAGTTCAGCCGGGTGTGGATGTGGGCCGACTGGCCGGGGGCGGAGGCCGACAAGCGGGACACCGGCATCGACCTCGTGGCACAGGATCGGGAGACGGGTGGGTTCTGCGCCGTCCAGTGCAAGTTCTACGAGCCGCAGCACACCGTGGAGAAGGGGGACATCGACTCCTTCTTCACCGCCTCCGGTAAGGGCGGGTTCACCCGGCGCCTGATCATCTCGACCACCGACAGGTGGAACGTGCACGCCGAGGCGGCGCTGGCCGACCAGCAGGTGCCGGTGACCCGGCTGGGGCTGGTGGAGATCTCCCAGAGCCCGGTCGAGTGGCACATGCCCAGTCTCGACCACCGCATCGAGATGACGTTACGCAAGCCGCACGACCTCCGCAAGCATCAGCGTGAGGCGATCGACGACGTCTTCGCCGGCTTCGCCACGCACGACCGCGGCAAGCTGATCATGGCCTGTGGCACGGGTAAGACGTTCACCAGCCTGAAGCTCGCCGAACGGCTGCACCGCGAGCGTACCGGGTCCGGCGAGGTCGAAAACACCCGCGTGCTGTTCCTGGTGCCTTCCATCGCCCTGCTGTCGCAGAGCCTCCGCGAGTGGTCGCACGAGTCCGTGGTGCCGTTGCGTGCCTTCGCGGTGTGCTCGGACACGAAGGTCGGCAAGCAGCGGGCCGAGCTGGGCGACGACAACGACATGGCCACGTACGACCTGGCGCTGCCCGCGACCACCGACCCGGATCGGTTGATCGCGCAGGTTTCCCGGGTGGCCGCCGAGCCGGGGATGACCGTGGTCTTCTCCACGTACCAGTCGATCGCGACCGTGGCGGCGGCGCAGCGCAAGGGGCTGGCCCGGTTCGACCTGGTTCTGTGCGACGAGGCGCACCGCACGACCGGTGTCACGCTGGCCGGTCACGACGAGTCGTCGTTCGTGCGGGTGCACGACGACGCGTACCTCGGTGCGGATCGTCGCCTCTACATGACCGCGACCCCTCGGATCTACAACGAGGAGACGAAGGCCGAGGCGCGGAACGCGGACGCCGTGCTGGCCTCGATGGACGACGAGAGCACGTTCGGTCCGGAGTTCCACCGGCTGGGCTTCGGCAAGGCCGTGGAGCAGGGCCTGCTCACCGACTACAAGGTGCTGATCCTCACGGTCGACGAGGGTCGGGTGGCGCGTACCCTGCAACAGGGTCTGGCCGGCGGCGAGGGCGAGCTGCGGCTCGACGACGCCGCGAAGATCATCGGCTGTTGGAACGCGATGGCGAAGCGGACCGGTACGTTCGCTGACGGTTCGGGGTTCGCGGCGGGTGAGGCGCCGATGAAGCGGGCTGTGGCGTTCGCTCGCTCGATCGCAGACTCGACCGCGATCGCCAAACGCTTCACCGACGTGGTCGACGCCTACGACGACGCCGACGACGAGGTGTTGCGTTGCGAGGTGGAGCACGTCGACGGCACCTTCAACATGCTCCGGCGCAACCGGCTGTTGGACTGGTTGAAGCAGGACCCGGGGCCGGCGAACGCCCGCATCCTGTCGAACGCCCGCTGCCTCTCCGAGGGCGTGGACGTGCCGAGCCTGGACGCCGTCCTGTTCCTGCATCCCCGCAACTCGGTGGTGGACGTGGTGCAGTCCGTCGGCCGGGTGATGCGACTCGCTCCGGGCAAGAACTACGGTTACATCATCCTGCCGGTCGCCATCCCCGCCGGCATGGCGCCGGAGAAGGCGCTCGCCGACAACCGGCGTTTCAAGACGGTGTGGCAGGTCCTCCAGGCGCTGCGTGCCCACGACGACCGCTTCAACGCGACCGTCAACCAGATCGAGCTGAACAAGAACAGGCCCGACAACAAGATCGGCATCGGCAGCATCGGTCCGGGTGACGAGGCGGTCGGCGACCGCGACGGATCGAGTACGCCCCAGAGCGCCGACGCCGCGAAGGCGAAGGAAGCCGAGAACGCCAAGCACGTCCAGGAGGCGCTCTTCTCCGTCACCGACTGGCGGGAGGCGATCTATGCCCGCATCGTCGACAAGGTCGGCCAACGGCAGTACTGGGAGGACTGGGCTCGGGACATCGCCCAGATCGCCGAACGCCACGTCACCCGGATCACGGCGGCCCTGACCCTGCCCGACAAGCGCAGCGCCTTCGAGGAGTTCATCGGCGAACTGCGCGCCAACATCAACCCCGGCGTCACCGAGACCGACGCCGTCGACATGCTCGCCCAGCACATCGTCACCAAACCGGTCTTCGACGCGCTCTTCAAGGACTACGGCTTCGCCGAACACAACCCGGTCTCCAAGGCCATGCAGCGGATGCTCGACATCCTCGACGACCAGGGCCTTGACGCCGAGAGCAAGAAGCTCGACGACTTCTATCAGTCGGTCCGGGTACGCGCCGAGGGCATCGACAACCACGAGGGCCGCCAGCGGGTCATCGTCGAGTTGTACGACAAGTTCTTCAAGACCGCCCTGCCGAAGACCGCCGACGCCCTCGGCATCGTCTACACCCCGGTTGAGGTGGTCGACTTCATCATCCGCTCGACCGAGCAGGCGCTGAACAAACACTTCGGCCGCTCGCTGTCGGACGAGGGCGTCCAGATCATCGACCCGTTCGTCGGCACCGGCACCTTCCCGGTGCGCCTCCTGCAATCCGGCTTCATCAAGCCGGAGGACCTGTTCCGTAAGTACACGAGCGAGCTGCACGCCAACGAGATCGTGCTGCTCGCCTACTACATCGCGGCCGTCAACATCGAAGCCGCCTACCACGATCTGGCCGGCGGCGACTACCGTCCCTTCGAGGGCATCGTCCTCACCGACACCTTCCAACTCGCCGAAGGCACCGCCACACTCGACGGCCTGGACGTCCTCGAAGGCAACAGCGAACGCGCCAAACGCCAACAAAAGCAGAAACTAACCGTCATCATCGGCAACCCGCCGTACTCCAAAGGCCAGGAAAGCCAGAATGACAACAATCAGAATCTGAAGTACGAAGAACTCGACAATCGCATCAAACAGACGTATGCGGCACTCTCGACCGCCACGAATAAGAACTCGCTCTACGACTCCTATATTCGGGCGATCCGTTGGGCCTCTGATCGAATCGATGACGAAGGGGTCATCGCCTTCGTGTCGAACGGGGGATATATTGACGGCAACACGGCAGACGGTTTGCGTAAGTGCCTGGTCGGCGAATTCGACGCTATCTACTGCTACAACCTTCGAGGAAACCAGCGGACCGCTGGTGAGCTATCTCGTCGAGAAGGCGGTAAAATCTTCGATTCGGGCAGCAGGAACACGGTTGCCGTGTTGATGTTGGTCAAGGGTGGTCCGGCTGCCGTTTCGGTCGAGCAATGTGCGCTCTACTATCGAGATATCGGAGACTATCTAAGTCGTGAAAAAAAGCTAGAGATTGTTGGCTCGCAGAGCCTTGAGGCTGTGGCCTGGCAGCGGCTATCGCCGAGCGTGGATGGGGACTGGATAAATCAGCGAGACGAGCTCTTTGCTAGATTTTTGCCTCTCGGCGAAAAGGATAGGGCCGTGCGATCGAAAGCTCTGTTCGAAGTATATTCAGGAGGGCTGAAGACCGGGCGAGATCCCTGGGCTTACGGTTTTTCGGATCAAGCAGTCAGGCGAAAGATTGCTGCGATGGTCGAGTTCTACAATCAGCAAGTGGAAGGGTTTACGGCATACTGCGAGGAGCGGGGGATTCTTTCTCCCAAGGCGGCTGACGTTGAGAAGTTTATTGATCTCGACTCGGCAAGGATTAGCTGGAACAGAATAGACAAAGTCAACGTTGCTAGGGGTGTGCGGTACGCATTTGACGACCGCCGCCTCTTTGTTTCGATGTATCGCCCTTTCGTTAAGCAGCATGTCTTATTCGATGCCCGTCTCAACGACATGGTCTATCAATTGGGGCGACTGTTTCCGACCTCGAAGGAATCGAACCTCGGGTTCTACAACGTCGGCTACGGTTCGTCAGTTCCTTTCTCTGTGGTCATGCTCGATTGTGTTCCTGACCTGCATGTGACTGGTGCCGGTAGTGGCGGTGCCTTCTTCCCTCGCTACAGCTACCGGAAGCTCAGTGGCGGTGACGACTTGTTCGCTGCGGCAACGTCTGTGGTCGACTATGAGCGTGTAGACAATATCAGCGATGTTGCGCTAAAGGACTACCGAGAGTCCTACGGTGATGAGACCATCACAAAAGATGACATCTTTTACTACGCGTATGGGCTGCTACACTCGCCTGAATACCGGGATAGGTTCGCCTCGGACCTAAAGAGGTCACTGCCGCGCATTCCGAAGGTAGTCGAATTTCGTGGCTTCGCGGAGGCTGGTGGCAAGCTCGCCGAACTTCATATCGGTTACGAGCAGGTAGAGCCCTTTCGGGGAATAGTCGAGACGGTCGCGGAGGATGCTTCGAGTACTCCACTTGAGGAGTTGTACCGGGTTGGGAAGATGAAGTTCCCTAGGTCAAAGGGTGTGGTGGATCGGTCGACCATCCTTTACAACCACCGCGTTTCCCTCACCAATATTCCTGAACAGGCGTACCGCTACCAGCTCGGCGCTCGATCGGCTATCGAGTGGATTGTTGACCGTTATCAGGTCAAGGTCGACAGGGATTCGGGTATTGTCAACGATCCAAACGATTGGTCTGACGATCCGCGCTACATCGTCGAATTGCTAAAGCGGATCGTGACGGTCAGTCTGGACACGATGAAGATCGTTGATGCACTGCCTCCCATGGAGATCCTAAACTAG
- a CDS encoding DUF6244 family protein yields the protein MSAAQIIAQLTAATRKLEEAQAQMAAARQSVGEARQLTAGALQGSSGQLTSQLDALMEVIGQVGTRPAGVREQVQATIAKVQALGN from the coding sequence GTGAGCGCGGCACAGATCATCGCGCAGTTGACCGCAGCAACGCGGAAACTCGAAGAAGCCCAAGCCCAGATGGCAGCCGCCCGACAGAGCGTCGGAGAAGCCCGCCAACTCACCGCCGGAGCCCTACAAGGCAGCTCAGGGCAACTCACCTCACAACTCGACGCCCTCATGGAAGTCATCGGCCAAGTCGGCACCCGGCCCGCAGGAGTCAGAGAACAAGTACAAGCAACGATCGCCAAGGTCCAAGCCCTGGGAAACTAG
- a CDS encoding GntR family transcriptional regulator, translating to MSIDPRSHTPVYVQLADLLRDQIESGELPPGARIGSEARLSQEYGIGRDAVRMAISVLRSEGLVTSSRGHPTQVRPRPERRLVEVPSGCTISTRMPNSNERRQMDMDEGVPVLEVRYPDGKKQTFPGDEVELISP from the coding sequence ATGAGCATCGATCCGCGTTCGCACACCCCGGTCTATGTGCAACTCGCGGACCTACTGCGCGACCAGATCGAGTCCGGCGAGTTGCCACCCGGCGCGCGAATCGGCAGCGAGGCGCGGCTGAGCCAGGAGTACGGCATCGGTCGGGACGCCGTGCGGATGGCGATCTCGGTCCTGCGCTCCGAGGGCCTGGTCACCAGCAGCCGTGGCCACCCGACGCAAGTGCGCCCGCGTCCAGAGCGGAGGCTGGTCGAAGTCCCGTCGGGTTGCACGATCTCCACACGGATGCCGAACAGCAACGAGCGCCGCCAGATGGACATGGACGAAGGCGTACCGGTCCTCGAAGTGCGCTACCCCGACGGGAAGAAACAGACCTTCCCCGGCGACGAAGTTGAGCTGATCTCCCCGTAG